From Planctomycetota bacterium, a single genomic window includes:
- a CDS encoding LON peptidase substrate-binding domain-containing protein, with protein sequence MSQATGLLENIPMFPLPRMVLLPKAVLPLHIFEERYRQMTADALEGEQLMVIGHLQEGFESVPDGIDPPVFEHCCLGAIIDHRRLDDGRYNILVQGTERVRITREYESDTNGKMYRRVDLKAVAQSKVFEIDLADQREKLREIIDREPIAGTPLQQQVLKLLDSPLPTAEVADVLAFEMVSDAVVKQAVLEERDVVRRVRRVVRHLTRMFPDAEALALREGRANLAD encoded by the coding sequence ATGTCCCAGGCCACAGGTTTGCTTGAGAACATCCCGATGTTTCCGTTGCCGCGCATGGTGTTGCTGCCCAAGGCAGTTCTGCCATTGCACATCTTCGAGGAGCGGTACCGCCAGATGACCGCCGACGCGCTCGAAGGCGAGCAGCTCATGGTAATTGGCCATCTCCAGGAAGGGTTTGAATCGGTCCCCGACGGCATCGACCCGCCGGTGTTCGAGCATTGTTGCCTGGGTGCCATCATCGACCATCGCAGGCTCGATGACGGGCGCTACAACATTCTTGTGCAGGGCACCGAGCGTGTTCGCATCACGCGCGAGTACGAGTCCGACACGAACGGCAAGATGTACCGGCGGGTCGATCTCAAGGCCGTGGCTCAGAGCAAGGTGTTCGAAATCGACCTTGCGGATCAGCGCGAAAAGCTTCGCGAGATCATTGATCGTGAGCCGATCGCCGGGACGCCGCTGCAGCAGCAGGTGCTCAAGTTGCTCGACAGCCCGTTGCCGACCGCGGAGGTGGCGGACGTGCTGGCGTTCGAGATGGTGTCCGACGCGGTGGTCAAGCAGGCGGTGCTCGAGGAGCGGGATGTGGTTCGCCGGGTGAGGCGGGTCGTGCGACACCTGACCCGGATGTTCCCCGACGCCGAGGCGTTGGCACTCCGCGAAGGCCGGGCGAATCTTGCAGACTAG
- a CDS encoding gamma-glutamylcyclotransferase family protein, with the protein MPPPTAGFMNYFAYGSNLNLEAVADWCRHYGLRSPALRNGKPAILDNYRMGFPIYSEYWGGGIADVVYDPGKYVCGVLFEVQDRDLETLDRKVGRQVDASGTEIGIYGRVEVRCRHTGGGPEVLAWTYAGVDPAKFDVPPTENYVDSLVKGCYENGLTSMWIEYLRSFRTQPGKKPRPPVGQS; encoded by the coding sequence ATGCCGCCACCGACTGCCGGCTTCATGAACTATTTCGCGTACGGTTCCAACCTCAACCTCGAAGCAGTCGCCGATTGGTGTCGGCACTACGGTCTGCGTTCGCCCGCACTCCGTAACGGCAAGCCGGCGATCCTCGACAACTACCGGATGGGCTTTCCGATCTACTCCGAGTACTGGGGTGGCGGCATCGCCGACGTGGTGTACGACCCCGGCAAATACGTTTGTGGCGTGCTCTTCGAAGTTCAAGACCGCGATCTCGAAACGCTTGATCGAAAGGTCGGCAGGCAGGTCGATGCGAGCGGCACGGAGATCGGCATCTACGGCCGGGTCGAAGTTCGTTGTCGGCACACGGGCGGTGGTCCCGAGGTTTTGGCATGGACCTATGCCGGCGTTGATCCCGCCAAGTTCGACGTGCCACCCACGGAGAACTATGTCGACTCGCTCGTGAAGGGTTGCTACGAGAACGGCCTGACGAGCATGTGGATCGAATACCTTCGCAGCTTCCGCACCCAGCCGGGCAAGAAGCCGCGGCCACCGGTCGGTCAGTCGTAG
- a CDS encoding glycosyltransferase family 2 protein yields MVAPVISIVVPALNEQDNVGPLVEEIAAAFGDTAEVIIVDDGSTDATPDNLEQMLEACRWLQNWPRLRVLRHEMPLGQSAAMGAGVSVATAPLVAFLDADLQNDPAELMGMMNLLNERSVDLVQGDRSATRADSGPRKLASSIGRLARRAVIGDAVRDTGCSARVLKAEFARKLPLHLKGMHRFIPAMVAMHGGVIAEYPVRHRVRHTGQTKYGVGVLQRGLGGLRDLLAVRWMKKRIRRSDAQEITVEHRPQ; encoded by the coding sequence ATGGTTGCCCCGGTGATCTCGATCGTTGTGCCCGCGCTCAACGAGCAGGACAACGTCGGGCCGCTCGTCGAAGAGATCGCGGCGGCGTTCGGCGACACCGCGGAAGTCATCATCGTTGACGACGGCTCGACCGACGCGACGCCGGACAACCTCGAGCAGATGCTCGAAGCATGTCGTTGGCTGCAAAACTGGCCGCGGCTCCGCGTGCTCCGTCATGAGATGCCGCTTGGACAGAGTGCGGCCATGGGTGCGGGCGTGTCGGTGGCGACGGCGCCGTTGGTGGCTTTCCTCGACGCCGATCTTCAGAACGACCCGGCCGAGTTGATGGGCATGATGAACCTACTAAACGAACGCAGCGTCGATCTGGTGCAAGGCGATCGCAGCGCGACGCGGGCCGACAGCGGGCCACGGAAACTTGCCAGCAGTATCGGCCGGCTTGCCCGGCGCGCGGTCATCGGCGATGCCGTCCGCGACACCGGCTGCTCCGCTCGCGTGCTCAAGGCCGAGTTTGCCCGAAAACTACCTTTGCATCTCAAAGGGATGCACCGGTTCATCCCCGCCATGGTCGCCATGCACGGCGGGGTCATCGCCGAGTATCCGGTGCGTCACCGCGTTCGTCACACGGGTCAAACCAAGTACGGCGTCGGTGTTCTTCAACGCGGGCTCGGTGGGTTGCGGGACCTGCTCGCCGTGCGCTGGATGAAGAAGCGCATCCGACGAAGCGATGCACAAGAGATCACGGTGGAGCATCGGCCGCAATGA